In a single window of the Ciconia boyciana chromosome 7, ASM3463844v1, whole genome shotgun sequence genome:
- the PLSCR1 gene encoding phospholipid scramblase 1 isoform X1 — protein sequence MGVPAGLAVPPIQNQPIVKEGTIWMPVPPPLPNCPPGLEYLTQIDQILIHQQIELLEILTGFETNNKYEIKNTLGQRVYFAAEDTECCTRNCCGPSRPFTLRIIDNLGHEVITLQRPLRCSSCCFPCCLQELEVQAPPGTPVGYVVQNWHACLPKFTIQDEKRMDILKIIGPCVVCSCCEDIHFEVKSVDETCTVGRISKQWSGILKEAFTDADNFGITFPMDLDVKMKAVMIGACFLIDFMFFEHAGDNQQRTGVWQ from the exons ATGGGAGTCCCAGCTGGACTTGCTGTTCCACCCATTCAGAACCAGCCCATCGTGAAGGAGGGGACAATCTGGATGCCagtccctcctcctcttcccaacTGCCCTCCTGGACTGGAATACCTCACACAG ATTGACCAGATATTAATTCATCAGCAAATTGAACTTCTTGAGA ttttgactggctttgaaacaaacaacaaatatGAAATCAAGAATACACTGGGGCAAAGGGTGTACTTTGCAGCAGAGGACACTGAATGCTGTACCAGGAATTGCTGTGGGCCATCACGACCCTTCACCCTCCGGATTATAGACAACCTGGGCCACGAGGTGATAACACTGCAGAGACCTCTCCGGTGTTCTTCgtgctgctttccctgctgcttaCAGGAG cTGGAAGTTCAGGCACCTCCAGGAACACCAGTTGGTTACGTTGTCCAGAACTGGCATGCCTGCCTGCCAAAGTTTACCATTCAAGATGAGAAAAGAATGGATATACTGAAAATTATTGGCCCATGCGTTGTCTGCAGCTGTTGTGAGGACATTCATTTTGAG GTGAAGTCTGTGGATGAGACTTGTACTGTTGGGAGGATTTCTAAGCAGTGGTCTGGGATTTTAAAAGAAGCCTTTACAGATGCAGATAACTTTGGAATCACATTCCCAATGGACCTTgatgtaaaaatgaaagctgtcaTGATCGGTGCTTGCTTCCTTATC